In the genome of Cryptomeria japonica chromosome 8, Sugi_1.0, whole genome shotgun sequence, one region contains:
- the LOC131079462 gene encoding small ribosomal subunit protein eS8, translating to MGISRDSMHKRRATGGKKKQWRKKRKYELGRQPAMTKLSSNKTVRRVRVRGANLKWRALRLDSGNYSWGSEAVTRKTRLLDVVYNASNNELVRTQTLVKSAIVQVDAAPFRIWYQQHYGQDIGRKKKAPAVSKKETEEGEAASEEKSRSKHVIRKVEKRCEGHKLDQHMEEQFAGGKLMACISSRPGQCGRADGYILEGKELEFYMKKLQKKKGKGAAGAA from the exons ATGG GTATCTCACGAGATTCAATGCACAAAAGACGTGCAACGGGAGGAAAGAAGAAGCAATGGAGGAAAAAACGGAA GTACGAGCTGGGAAGACAGCCTGCAATGACAAAGCTCTCAAGCAACAAGACAGTTAGAAGGGTACGTGTGAGGGGAGCAAATTTGAAATGGAGAGCTCTAAGGTTGGATTCTGGTAATTATTCCTGGGGTTCTGAGGCTGTGACTAGGAAAACACGTTTATTGGATGTGGTGTACAATGCATCCAATAATGAGCTTGTGAGGACACAGACTTTGGTTAAGAGTGCTATTGTTCAGGTTGATGCTGCCCCTTTCCGTATTTGGTATCAGCAGCACTATGGCCAGGATATTGGCAGGAAGAAGAAGGCGCCTGCTGTTTCAAAGAAGGAAACTGAG GAGGGAGAAGCTGCCTCAGAAGAGAAGAGTAGAAGCAAACATGTAATAAGAAAGGTAGAGAAACGTTGTGAGGGTCACAAACTTGACCAACACATGGAAGAGCAGTTTGCTGGTGGCAAGCTCATGGCATGTATTTCCTCTCGCCCTGGACAGTGTGGGCGTGCTGATGG ATACATTCTTGAAGGCAAAGAGCTTGAATTTTACATGAAAAAGTTgcagaagaagaaaggaaagggTGCTGCTGGTGCTGCTTAA